The window GTCAACAATCGTGACCATTGAGCCTTCAAGCATGCGATTCAATGCGTCCCTAGGCGACATTGTTCCCGAAACTGGTTTGGTGACCAAACCACGTACGATCTCAGGCGCAAATATCAGTTGAAACTTGGTAACTTCAGCGAACTTTTTCAGGGCCTGTTCGGCTGATTGAGATGGAATCTCAATCGCTATGATTTGAGGCGCAGATTGGGCCATGGCAGTTTGGGTCAGTGAAAGACTGGCGCATAACAGAGTGGCGGCAAAAGATACAGGTCGTAGAAAGTATTTAGAAGAAAGCATTGGTGGTCCTAGGTAGAACGATGCATGGAGGGCTGCAAACGCAGAAGAGTCATGAGTAAGACGCGCGACAACCCCATATCCCCCATGGGAGAAACCCTTGATTCGCTCTACATTGCAACTTTTCTTACTTCAAATTCTCTTTTTGAATGAGATAGGCATCAGCTGTTTTCTCTACATGCAAGCCAAAACCTTGTTCCAAGCTTCGAATAAAAACCTGAATATCAGGCGTTGAAAATGCGCCTGATATATGTAAATTCAACAAGGTTTGATCAGTGATGCGGAAAGGAACAGAAGAATATCGGTTGACTTGAGTCACAGCCTCTAAAAGTGAGGTGTTGTCAAAAATAATCCGATCGTCTGTCCAGGCCAATTTATTTCCTAAAGTAGCCATAGACAATTGTTGCAATGCAATTTGTTCTGATTGAACTGTCAGTGTTTGACCTACGCCTAATCGAAGCGGCTGTGAAGTTACATGAGATTGAGATGTCAATACTTCCACAATGCCTTCGAAAACGGTAACGTCAGTTCTTCCATCTGGAAAATGAACGACGGAGAATTTTGTACCGACTGCACGTACAGTTGTTTGACCCGCAATAACTTCGAATGGACGGTGGACATCTTTTGCCACATCAAAAAGACCCTCACCCCTTTCCAGCAAAATTCTGCGATTTTTCTTAGTGAATTCAACCCGAATAGTTGAAGCAGTATTGAGTCGAACACGCGATCCGTCAGTTAGAGGCAGCTCCAGATTCTGACCGATTTCAGTGGCGACTGACGTCATGATTTCTGAATGAACAGGTCGGACATGCTCGGACAATGTAGAAGTTTGATTTGATAGCAAAAAGAAAAAACACATAGCGAAGAAAGCAGAAACACCAACCCAAAGTTTCCAACTTAGGCTGATGTCAGCCAATTCGAATATGCGACCAAAAATGAACTTCTTTTGGGGATTAAGAGCAGTTGAAGATAAAAATGATTGGGCAGGAAATTCGGCCCGAGCAGCCTCACTCCAAATCAATGCCAAAGTATCAAGTAATTCGACATGATGAGGGTCTTCACTTAACCAAGCTTGTAAGTCACTCCGCTCTTGCGATGTTAACGGACCTGCATCAATTCGAACAATCCACTCTTGTGCCTTGCTGGCAGAACTGTTGGCAATGGGAAATGAAAAAACATTTTCTTTCATTGCTGATGCCTTTGTGGAAATTCAACTTTGGAAAGACCATTTTTATGCGTCGTATTTTCAATCAACGCTTCCTGACACAGTTGCAATGCTCTCGTAATATGCCGCTCTACAGTTTTAGTAGATATTGAAAGTTGTTTGGCGATATCTTGATGTGAAATTCCTTCAATTTTTCTAAGGTGAAAAACTTCTAAACATTTTGGAGGCATTCGTGTCATCGCTATTTCAATTGCAGCAATCATTTGCTGTTGCTGAATCAGCGCTTCTGGACTATTTCCAGCATCAAAAATTTCAAATTGAGATAAATCACCCATTGAATCAGTTGCTCGAAAAGTCCGTTTCCTTAGCTCTGACAAAGCTAAGTTTTTAGCTACAGTGTAAATTAATGCTTGACTTAATGGCGTAGCCTGACCAACCTCAGACGCGTAAGCACGCAAGAAGGCCTCCTGTGAAATGTCTGCGGCATCTTCTCGATTGCCAATCAATCTACGCAAGTATTTTTCAAGTGTTTTTTGATGCAGCAGATAGAGCTCAAGCAATTTCATACTTGACTCATATGAATTTCCATTGAACGATCATTTGCCAGTTTCATTGGCGATCACTCAGCGTCTTCAAAAAAGCAACGATTGCGTTAATTTCATCCTCACTCAATGCTGGACCAGCCGCAGATGGTCTATTGAAAGGAGCCTTTGCAACTTCAATATTTTTCAAATACTTCAAGGGTAAATCATTGCTCACTGATTGACCATACCAAAAATGCGGATTGCTATTTCGTGTGCTGTAGAAACGAACAACAGTTTCTAAATCTTTGAAAATACCGTTGTGCATGTATGCAGGACGGTCTGCAACATTACGTAAGCTTGGCATTCGAAATTTTCCGCAAAAATTCTCAATTGTGATGTTGGGAGCAACATCTAAAGGCAATGTTGGCAATGCTCTGTCCGGCCCACAAAGACCAAGATCATAGAAAGTAGGGTCTGTACTTTTGGGAATGGCGGTGTTACGCGGAATACCGCTTGCGTAGTAAGTAAACTCAGAAAATGGTGAGTCTTTAGGGTTACCACTTGTTGGGTTCATTAAGTGACAAGCAGCACAGTTTCCCTTTAGAGGGTCCATGAACAGGTTCATGCCAAATGTTTCTGTTTGGTTGAAACTTAACTCCTTGCGAACCATTGCATCGTATTTGGAGTTATAGGGCTGCAATCTGCTTAATTCAAACGCTGCAATAGCAACCCCAATGGCACTAAAAGCTTTATCCGTATCACTGAAAATCTGAGAGCCAAATACCTGTTGAAATAAATTTGAATACGATGAGCTTGCAATTTGCGCAACAACACTTTGAGAATTTTGATTGTTCATCTCCAATGGATTGAGCAGAGGACCTAGTGCCTGCAATTCCGGTGTGTCAGCACGACCATCCCAAAAAAATCCACCAACAGCTTCAGTTTCATTGTTGGCAGTCACAAAAGAAAGGCGACTTGGTATGAGTCCTAAATAGCTGTTGGTCATTGCGTTGCGCGAGCCGACTGAAGTGGCTAAGCTACCGATAGCAACTCCATTTTTTCCGCCATTGTTTCCTGCAAAACCCAACTTATCTTGATGACAGTTAGCGCAAGCGGTACCACGTGGTTCTGAAAGGTTGATGTCATTGAATATTATTTTCCCTAACTCTGCCAAACCTTCACTACCATTTTGTGAATTAGCAGACAGAACATTGGATTTCGAAGGATTATCGATTTGCCCGCCACATGCTGAGATCAAGACAGAAACAGACAGGCATGCAATCAAATTCAAAATTAATTTCATATTTTTAACTACTTTATTTGAAAAATTTTTTTGAGAATTACTTGAAATTTGACACACTCTTAGGGCAAATCAAATCGGTATCCCACGCCATACACAGAAACGATGCCATCAAAGTTAGGATCAATTTTTTGAATTTTTTTGCGCAAATTTTTGACATGGGTATCAATGGCTCTGTCACTGATATCTTTTTGAGTAGCGTGAATGGTGTTCAAAAGGTGATCTCTTGAAAAAACGCGACCAGAGCGACTCAACAGCAATCTAAGTATCAAGAATTCAACGCGCGTCAGTGGAAGCCATTCACCTTTCAAACGGATTCTGAAAGCGTTTTCGTCTACAAACCATGGATTAGCGTTTGCTATAAGCTTCCCCTCTGAGCGGCGAAGTAAGGCTCGGATTCTTGCGATCACTTCACGGGGCGCGAAAGGTTTGCAGACATAGTCGTCTGCGCCCGTATCTAATCCCAACAGTCGATCAACTTCTTCGACTTTCGCAGTCAGCATTAGAATAGGAACGTCACTGAAAGTGCGTATTTCTTGACATAGCTGAATGCCATTTAATTCGGGAAGCATCCAGTCCAAAATGATGGCATCAAATGTTTCATCCTTTGCAAATTGCAATGCAGTGCGTCCGTCGTAGGCAGCAATGCCGCGGTATTGATTGGCCTTTAAATAATTAATCAGTAGATCCGAAATTTTTTGATCATCTTCTACAACTAAAATTGTGTGAGATGCATTGATATTCATGTTGTAGCATCTCCATCAATTGGCAATTCAAGGTGCATAGAGATACCACCTAATTCAGAATGACTTGCCTTCAATAACCCATGATGCGAATTTGTAATTTGCTGACAAATTGATAACCCCAATCCACTGCCACCAGTCCACTTCGAACGTGAAGTGTCTGCACGGAAAAGTGGATCAAAAAGGTGCTTCAAGTCATTTTCAGATGCGCCAGGGGCCGTATCATTGATGTCAATTGACACAGCAAAAGGGTTTTTCAATTGAACCGTGACAAAGACCTTACCTGGTGAGTCTGTGTGGCGAAGACTATTGTCAATCAAGTTGCCAACAAGTTGATCAATTCTTCTGCTATCCCAACGAACTTGCAATTCCTCAATCTCAATGAATTGCACATTTAAATGAATATCTTTGGTAGCAGCCTGACGTTGAAATCTGTCAACTATTTGTGAAATTAATTTTTTTAAATTTAATTCTTCAAAATAACAAGGCAAAACTTGAAGGTCTGAAAGCGCCAAAAGGTGTAGATCATTTACCAGAGAATTTAACTTCAATACTTCCTCACGCAATGAATTCATAGACGTTGGTGAATAATCAATAACACCCTCTATCAAACCATCAATTTCACCACGCAAGATTGTGAGTGGCGTACGCAATTCATGCGAAATATCAGCAAGCCATTGACGTTTTGTTTTTTCAAGTATTTCTAAGCTGCTGGCCATTGCGTTAATGTTGGCCATCGCATCACCTATTTCATCGGTCCGATTTGTCTTTAAGCGTGTCTGCAATTTTCCTTTTGCTATCAGCTCACTTGCGCCTTGTATTTCTATCAACGGCTTAACCCATTGCTTCGAAATCCAAAGGGCAAGCATCAGTGCCGTCACCAGCAGAAGAAAAGAAACTGCTAAGGTGCTTTTGTATTGCATCGCAAGAAATCTGTATTCAACTTCGTTTGGAACCGGCTTTAGTTTGGCCATTCGGACAAATGCAACAACTGAATTACCAAGAGTGACGGGTCTGTCTATTGTTTGAGCGGATTGACTAAGTGCAGGTGTTCCAAGTATGGGATGTCCGTCAGCGTGGTAGACAGCAATCCGATCTTTGAATGCATCAATACTGTCAATCGGTCTGGGAGGTGGTTTAAAACCCAAGGCAGCATTGAGTTCTTTTCCTGGCAGAACATCTTTCAGGGCTCTAATAGGAGATGCACCGTGTATTTTTGCGAATTCATGAAGCAAATCATGCAAATTGGTACCGCTGGCTTCCATTTTTTCGACACCGCCATACTTCTCTGCAGTCATGGCAACTAAATCGGCAAATTGCTCGAGTCTCTCTATATCTCTTCCTGCCAGATATTCTGAAAAACCATCTCGCAAATTCCAAGCCGTAAGAGAACCCATGGCAACCACTGTGATCAACACACTGGAGACTAACAACAGCGCTTGTTTGTGTACTAGGCGAATTCTCATCTTGCCTATTTAACACGAAGATTGTGTTTGGAATGTGAAGTTTCATCATGGATGCGATACTGGTCATTCAATTCACAATTTGCACACAATTGAACTTGATAATGAAAAAAAGTAGCCTCTTTGCGTTCTATTTTTCGTGCTTTTCAAAATTTCACATCAAATTTATGTCCCACCTTATTCAATCTACAGGCGCATCGAAAAGTCAAAATTTATTTTTTGCACTGACTATTGCATTATTGAATCTTTTTGTATCGCAGCACTCGTATGCAGACGATACTTTCCGTTCCACGAAACCAACGGCACGCGTTGAGCATTTTCAAAAGAGACAACAAGAAATCAATCAATTTCTTCAAAATTCAAATGACTTGAACGAAGTGAAACTGTTGTTCATAGGCGATTCAATTACTGACTTTTGGCTGTTTGACGACAATCCGTGGGTCAGCGGACAAAAGTACGGCCGAAAGATTTGGAACGAAAGCTTTAATGTCAAAGGTGACAAAAATTTTTCGTTCAACATGGGCATTTCAGGCGATCGACTCGAGCATGTTTTGTATCGCATCTTGCCAAAATCACAAGGCGGATTGGGCCAGTTAGATTCGAATGAACTTAACCCCGAATTTATAATTTTGATGCTTGGCATCAACAACAGTTGGGCTGTAGAGTCGCCTGTGGCTGAGAGCGTTTACCAAGGCATTCTGGCAAATTTGCGAGCATTGCGCGACCTGAAGCCTAAATCTCGCATCGTTTTGCAATCTTTATTACCAACCAACGACACTTCGAAAAACAAAGAACTCGTGTTAATTGTGAATCAGCGTCTGCAAGCGTTGGTTGCAACTCCTGAATTTTCTAAGTTTGTAGTATTTTTAAATCTATACCCTTATTACATTGATGCTGATGGCCGTCAAATTGCGCCATATTTTGCTGATGGTCTACATCCCAACGATCAAGGCTACAAAGTTTGGCGTGATAAGTTGCTTGAATTTTTGACGAAAGTGCGAGTTACGCAAACGCAGTAATTTTCTGAAGTCATGTCATGACAAATTCATTGAACGCTTCTTCTCCACAGGTCACTGACATAGATTCATATTCCAATCATATTCAAATTTATGAGGTTGGTGATCTCTGTATCAATTCTCGCAATCGCAGCGTTGTGTGGCGTGGGAAATCTTTAAAGCTTACAGCGACAGAATTTAACTTGCTTTTTGTTTTGACTCAACACAGTGGCAAAACAGTTAGCAAATCGCAATTGTCATTAGAGGCTTTGCATAAACCTCTCCAAAAGTTTGACCGAAGCATTGATGTTCACATTCATCGGTTGCGTTTAAAAATGGGCCCCAATGCCGACGGTATGGCTGTCATTCAGACCATCCACAAACAAGGATTTCAATTCTTGATTGCATAAAAGCCAGTGATATACCCATAGCATTTATCTTTTTTAACATTTTTTCATCTGGAGTTCTCAACACTTCTGCCGATTCCTAAAGCAGCGTGTATTGGGCGCGCTTGAAAGTTAATGAGCAAAAAAAGTGGTGATATGTCATCAACGGCAATTAACTTCCGCTATCAATGTCATTTGCCAATTGAGCGGTAGTTTTTTGCCGGTTAAGAAGTTTTCATGTGTTCTTTTTATTCCAATTATTTGTTTTGATTGATGCTAAGAATAATTAATCTTAGAAAAATTTTTTGTTGAAAAATTTTTTAATCTTTCTTAACAAAAATTGATAAAAATATTGAGCATCAAAGACAAACTTGACATGTTTTTTGCTTGTTAATTTCATCAATCACTTAACTGGAGAAATTTATGTCTGCTATTGGTGGAATTCAAACTAATGTTGCAATGAGTGCTGCTTATTCGCGATCGGCTTCAGGTCTTACAACAGATCAAAAAAATGGCATCCAATCCGTATTAAAAAATTTTGACGC is drawn from Limnohabitans sp. 103DPR2 and contains these coding sequences:
- a CDS encoding FecR family protein, whose protein sequence is MKENVFSFPIANSSASKAQEWIVRIDAGPLTSQERSDLQAWLSEDPHHVELLDTLALIWSEAARAEFPAQSFLSSTALNPQKKFIFGRIFELADISLSWKLWVGVSAFFAMCFFFLLSNQTSTLSEHVRPVHSEIMTSVATEIGQNLELPLTDGSRVRLNTASTIRVEFTKKNRRILLERGEGLFDVAKDVHRPFEVIAGQTTVRAVGTKFSVVHFPDGRTDVTVFEGIVEVLTSQSHVTSQPLRLGVGQTLTVQSEQIALQQLSMATLGNKLAWTDDRIIFDNTSLLEAVTQVNRYSSVPFRITDQTLLNLHISGAFSTPDIQVFIRSLEQGFGLHVEKTADAYLIQKENLK
- a CDS encoding RNA polymerase sigma factor: MKLLELYLLHQKTLEKYLRRLIGNREDAADISQEAFLRAYASEVGQATPLSQALIYTVAKNLALSELRKRTFRATDSMGDLSQFEIFDAGNSPEALIQQQQMIAAIEIAMTRMPPKCLEVFHLRKIEGISHQDIAKQLSISTKTVERHITRALQLCQEALIENTTHKNGLSKVEFPQRHQQ
- a CDS encoding cytochrome-c peroxidase, with the translated sequence MCQISSNSQKNFSNKVVKNMKLILNLIACLSVSVLISACGGQIDNPSKSNVLSANSQNGSEGLAELGKIIFNDINLSEPRGTACANCHQDKLGFAGNNGGKNGVAIGSLATSVGSRNAMTNSYLGLIPSRLSFVTANNETEAVGGFFWDGRADTPELQALGPLLNPLEMNNQNSQSVVAQIASSSYSNLFQQVFGSQIFSDTDKAFSAIGVAIAAFELSRLQPYNSKYDAMVRKELSFNQTETFGMNLFMDPLKGNCAACHLMNPTSGNPKDSPFSEFTYYASGIPRNTAIPKSTDPTFYDLGLCGPDRALPTLPLDVAPNITIENFCGKFRMPSLRNVADRPAYMHNGIFKDLETVVRFYSTRNSNPHFWYGQSVSNDLPLKYLKNIEVAKAPFNRPSAAGPALSEDEINAIVAFLKTLSDRQ
- a CDS encoding response regulator; this encodes MNINASHTILVVEDDQKISDLLINYLKANQYRGIAAYDGRTALQFAKDETFDAIILDWMLPELNGIQLCQEIRTFSDVPILMLTAKVEEVDRLLGLDTGADDYVCKPFAPREVIARIRALLRRSEGKLIANANPWFVDENAFRIRLKGEWLPLTRVEFLILRLLLSRSGRVFSRDHLLNTIHATQKDISDRAIDTHVKNLRKKIQKIDPNFDGIVSVYGVGYRFDLP
- a CDS encoding ATP-binding protein yields the protein MGSLTAWNLRDGFSEYLAGRDIERLEQFADLVAMTAEKYGGVEKMEASGTNLHDLLHEFAKIHGASPIRALKDVLPGKELNAALGFKPPPRPIDSIDAFKDRIAVYHADGHPILGTPALSQSAQTIDRPVTLGNSVVAFVRMAKLKPVPNEVEYRFLAMQYKSTLAVSFLLLVTALMLALWISKQWVKPLIEIQGASELIAKGKLQTRLKTNRTDEIGDAMANINAMASSLEILEKTKRQWLADISHELRTPLTILRGEIDGLIEGVIDYSPTSMNSLREEVLKLNSLVNDLHLLALSDLQVLPCYFEELNLKKLISQIVDRFQRQAATKDIHLNVQFIEIEELQVRWDSRRIDQLVGNLIDNSLRHTDSPGKVFVTVQLKNPFAVSIDINDTAPGASENDLKHLFDPLFRADTSRSKWTGGSGLGLSICQQITNSHHGLLKASHSELGGISMHLELPIDGDATT
- a CDS encoding GDSL-type esterase/lipase family protein; amino-acid sequence: MDAILVIQFTICTQLNLIMKKSSLFAFYFSCFSKFHIKFMSHLIQSTGASKSQNLFFALTIALLNLFVSQHSYADDTFRSTKPTARVEHFQKRQQEINQFLQNSNDLNEVKLLFIGDSITDFWLFDDNPWVSGQKYGRKIWNESFNVKGDKNFSFNMGISGDRLEHVLYRILPKSQGGLGQLDSNELNPEFIILMLGINNSWAVESPVAESVYQGILANLRALRDLKPKSRIVLQSLLPTNDTSKNKELVLIVNQRLQALVATPEFSKFVVFLNLYPYYIDADGRQIAPYFADGLHPNDQGYKVWRDKLLEFLTKVRVTQTQ
- a CDS encoding winged helix-turn-helix domain-containing protein — protein: MTNSLNASSPQVTDIDSYSNHIQIYEVGDLCINSRNRSVVWRGKSLKLTATEFNLLFVLTQHSGKTVSKSQLSLEALHKPLQKFDRSIDVHIHRLRLKMGPNADGMAVIQTIHKQGFQFLIA